CCACACGCCTCTACCAGCAGGCGGAAGGGCAGCCGGGCAGAGGTGAGTCCTCCTCTGGAAATTCTTCTAGAAATTCGTCTTCGTCTTCTTCTTCTTCCGACGATACCGTGGACGCGGAGTTCACAGAGCCGAGTGACGGAGAACGAGATAGGTTATAATCAGGAGAGCGGAGGGGTGAGGGTGAAGTGTCTCCCCTCCGTTTTTTGTTCATGCGAAATGAAATGGTGCGGGGTGTTTTTTAGTGGAAGATCTATATCAGATATTGGGCGTCGCGCGAGACGCGTCGCAGGCGGATATCAAAAAGGTTTACCGCCAGCTCGTCCGTCAATTTCATCCGGACACAAACCGCAACAACCCGGAGGCCGAGGAGAAGTTCAAAAAGATCAACGCGGCCTACTCCGTTATAGGCGATCCCGAAAAGCGTGCCCGTTATGACCAGTTTGGAACAACCGAGGCTGGCGGAAACCCTTTCGAGGGGGGTTTCAACGGCGGGTTTGGGGATCTTTTCGGGGACCTGTTCGAGCAGGTTTTTGGCGGCAGTATGGGCATGGGAGGACGTCGTGCCGATCCCAACGCGCCTCGGCGCGGATCCGACATGGAAATGGGCATCACCGTGACGCTACTGGAGGCTGCCAACGGCGCGACTCGTAATCTAGATATTCCGAGATGGGACAATTGCCCCACCTGTGGCGGCACAGGGGCAAAACCGGGGACCGCTCCGCAGACTTGTTCCACCTGCGGGGGACGCGGACAAGTGGAATCTATTCAGAACACGCCCTTCGGACGATTTGTGTCTGCCACCACCTGTCCTAGGTGCCAGGGCAAGGGTAAAATCGTCCAGGAACGCTGCGAGACCTGTGGCAGTCGCGGACAGGTACGCCAGAACCACAAGATCGAGATTAAAATCCCCGCTGGGGTGGAGATGGGGACTCGGCTGCGTATCTCTGGCGAGGGCGAAGGGGGTATAAATGGAGGACCTCACGGCGACCTTTTCCTGGTGATCGAGGTCGAGCGGCACAAGGAGTTCGAGCGCGATGGCGGCGACCTCCACAGCCGTCTCGTTCTAACTTATCCCCAAGCGGTGTTGGGCACGTCCATAGAGATCCCCACCCTGATCGACGGCAAGGAGAAGATCGATGTCCCTGTAGGTACGGCTCATGGGCGCGTCCTCAAGGTCCGAGGCAAGGGGATGCCCCGACTACGCGGCCCCCGCGGGCGAGGAGACCTCTACATCCATGTGTCCATTGACGTGCCCACGAAGCTGACGGATAAACAAAAAGAGTTGATCTTGGAGCTGGCCAAGGAGATGAAGGTTCCCGTTGGTATAGGAGAGGGGGGCATCATCGATAAATTCAAAAAACTCTTTGATTAATTAAAGAAAAGAAAATAGAGGCGATAGATTATGGCCGTACAGTACAAAGACTATTACGAGATTTTGGGGGTGACGCGGACGGCGTCTCAGGACGAGATCCGAAAAGCCTATCGGAAGCTGGCGAAAAAGTATCACCCGGACGTCTCCAAGGAGAAAAACGCGGATGCCCGGTACAGGGAAATCAACGAATCCTATGAAGTCCTGAAAGATCCAGATAAGCGCGCTAAGTACGACACTCTGGGAGCGAACTGGGAACAGGGGCAAGACTTTACCCCACCTCCAGGCTGGCAGGGCGGCGGACCTCAGGTGGAGTTCGGTGGCGAGTGGTCAAGCTTCAGCGACTTCTTCAAAACGATCTTCGGCGGAACCGGCGGAACCGGTGGGTTCGGGGGTGCTTTTTCGGGAGGCGCCTTTTCGGGAACCGGAGCCCGTGTTCAACGACGGGACAGGGAGGTAATCCTGCAACTCTCGCTGGAAGAGGCGACCAGGGGAGGAACACACTCCCTATCGCTTGTTTTCCCAGGACAACGCGCTCAAACGATCAACGTCAACCTGCCCCGAGGTATCGTGAACGGGTCGCGGATTCGTCTGCCGGGTAAGGCCCCCGAGGGCGGGGATATTTACGTGACCTTGCAGATAACGCCTCACTCGGTCTTCGAAGTAGAGGGTCATGATTTGATTCGCGTGGTGAAGGTAGAGCCCTGGCGGGCTGTCCTGGGAGGAATGGTCTCCGTCGGGACTTTGGATGGCAGTGTCGAGATGAAGCTACCGGCGGGAATCCAGAACGGGCAAAAGCTGAGGCTCAGGGGTAAGGGCCTCCCCAAACGCAACGATAGCAACGGAGACCTTTTCGTTCGCGTCGAGGTCGCCATCCCCAAAGACTTGACGGAAAAACAGAAAGCGCTTTGGGAAGAACTCGCGAAACTGGGGTAACAGATAACCCGTAGCCCTCAAGAAGACCTCTAGTATATCCGCATGGGGGCTGCGGGAACTGAGGCGGGAAAGAAATATACGCAGACGTCCAGACGTCTAAAAACGCAAAACCCCCGCTTCCGCAGGGGTTTTAAATATATATTGAATACATCTGGATTTTTTTTTGGCTCCACGACCAGGACTCGAACCTGGAACCTAGTGGTTAACAGCCACCCGCTCTGCCGATTGAGCTATCGTGGAATACTTTTATATTATACATCCATGATCCTTTCGGTGTCAACCTATTGACAACCCAAAAGCAGGGCAACGGCATTTACTTTTGATTGAGAGGGTTCTATCTCACGGAATCATAAAATTTAATTCGATCTGCGCAATGCCTCAATCTCCGCTACGGGTAAGTTTGTAATCGTGGCGGCTTTTCTCCCGCATCTCGTACATAAAACGCTCTTCGTCCGCTTTCGCGAAAATATCTTCATCTTCCACATCTTCCACCGTCAGGGCCCGACCGACCGATTAAAGGATCTAAAGGATCTTGCGTCGCTATGCGTTCCATAAGCTCTCCAGACGCGTGACCATGCCTCTCTGAGCGTCTCGACTCGAAAACGGAGGGACACGAGACCGCCCCTCCGTTATATGGTTTGCGTAATTACAACGAACCGTAGACCAACCGCGGCAGAGCCAGCGAGAGCCAGGGAATGTAGGTCACCAGGAGCAGGACCAGGATCAATGCCGCCACCATCGGGAAGATGGGGCGACTCACTTCCTCGATTGTCAAGCCCGTTATCGCGCTCGCCACATAAATGTCGATGGCAACGGGAGGAGTGGCCATCCCTATAGCCAACCCGACGACAATAACAAGTCCAAAGTGAACCAGATTTCCGCCCACGCCGACAATAGCCGGCAAAAAGATTGGAGTCAGAATGATCAGGGCGGACGCAGTCTCCATGAACATACCTGCGATGAGAATGATCACCGTAATCACGAGATAAACCATAAACGACGTACCGCCCGTTGCCTGTAGAACGGAGGCCGCGATTTTGTCGGGGATCTCGTAAAACGCGAGCTGCCACCCGAAAATTTTCGACGTCGCGATGATGAACATGATCAAGGCGCTGGTGACTCCAGAGTTAATGACGAGGCGATAGGCCGCTTTCAGGGTCAGGGCCCGGTAGATGAATACCGCCACGAACAGGGAATAGACCACCGCCACAGCGGCAGCCTCCGACGGCGTGAAGTAGCCGGAGAAGATCCCACCCAAAATCAGCACCGGGGTCATCAAACCCCAGATCGCGTTGACGAAGCGCTTGCGTTTTTCCTTCCCATCGACAGCCTCACCGGCAGGGTAGTTCCGCTTTTTAGCGACATAAAGCGCGTATAAGATCAGGCTACCGCCCATCAAGAAGCCGGGAATGAAACCCGCCATGAAAAGCTTGCTCACCGGCACCCCGACAATGACCGCATAGAGCACCATCGGGACGCTTGGCGGAATGACAACGCCGATTGTCCCCGCCGCGGCGATGAGCGCGGCCGAAAAATCCAGATCATATCCTTTCTTCTTGAGCTGCGGCAGAAGCGCGGACCCCACCGCCGCCGTGGTGGCGGCCCCGCTGCCGGATATGGCGGAGACGAACATCGATGCCACGATAGACACGATGGCAAGGCCTCCCCGCAGACGCCCCATAGCGGCCTCGGCAAAGGCTACAATGCGGTCGGATATGCCTCCATGGGCCAAAATATCACCCGCCATCACAAAAAACGGAACCGCCACCAGCGAAAACGAGCTGACGCCAGCAAAAAGCGTCTGAGGCAGCGCTTCAAGAGGCATCTCCGACAACACCATGACCAGCATAGCCGAAACGCCGATAGAAAGCGCTATGGGGACACCGAAGATAAGCAACAAAAAAAACGAGGAGAATAGAACGACGCCCATATCAAGCACCCGAAGCCTTTTTGACAATGGGGACGTCGTATTTCAGCAAGTTCTCGACGTGGGCTGCCAGATGCAGTATCGTCACCGTTCCGGTGAGAGGAAAAACGAGGTACATCCAGGCCATCGATATCGGTATCGACGAGGCCATTTGCATCCTCTCCGCGATACAGAACTCCGCGCCATACCACCCCGTTACTCCGAAGAAGACGATCCCCGTCAACTCTATGGCAAGCATCATGATTTTTCTGACGGGCTTTGGCAGCACATCCAGCATGAAGGTGACGGCGATGTTGGAACCACGCTTAAAGGCTATCGTCGTTCCCAGAAAAGAGGCAAACACCAACAAAAAGCACGTCACCTCTTCCGACCAGGTCAGCGACTTAAACCAAGTCCGAAAAACAATCTGCAAGATCGTCACCACGGTCATCAGCGTTAACGTCAGAAACAAACCCACTTCGCAGAGCGAATTCATACCGTCGCTCAACCATCCTAGCAACGAGCGGCGGGATTCCACCGATGCCATATTCCTACTTTGTGTCCAGTATGGACTGGATGAGGTCTTTGCCGTACTCCTGCTCATACTTTTCGTAGACGCTCTTCACCGCGTTTCGGAAAAGAGACAGGTCGGGCTCCGAGACCTGCATTCCCTTGTCTTTCAACGACTGAAACCACTCGGCTTCCATCTCGTTGTCGATGGTACGATTGTATTTCGCCGCTTCCAGCGCGCTTTCGGACACGATCCGCTGCTGTTCGGGCGTGAGCTTGTTCCACGTTCTCATGCTCATGAGGATCACATTGGGAGCATACGCGTGGCGAGTAATCGAGAGGTATTTGTTCGAGTCGTTGATGTTATAGGCCGCGATGACGTTCAACGGATTCTCCTGTCCGTCGATGGTTCCCTGTTGCAGAGCCGTCAACGCTTCGGTCCAGGCCATCGGAACGGCGTTCGCTCCCAGCGCCGTGAACGAGTCGATATAGATAGGGTTCTGCATGACGCGGACCTTCAAGCCCTTGATATCCTCTGGCTTCTCGACGGGTCGGACGCTATTGG
This genomic interval from Synergistaceae bacterium contains the following:
- the dnaJ gene encoding molecular chaperone DnaJ, which codes for MEDLYQILGVARDASQADIKKVYRQLVRQFHPDTNRNNPEAEEKFKKINAAYSVIGDPEKRARYDQFGTTEAGGNPFEGGFNGGFGDLFGDLFEQVFGGSMGMGGRRADPNAPRRGSDMEMGITVTLLEAANGATRNLDIPRWDNCPTCGGTGAKPGTAPQTCSTCGGRGQVESIQNTPFGRFVSATTCPRCQGKGKIVQERCETCGSRGQVRQNHKIEIKIPAGVEMGTRLRISGEGEGGINGGPHGDLFLVIEVERHKEFERDGGDLHSRLVLTYPQAVLGTSIEIPTLIDGKEKIDVPVGTAHGRVLKVRGKGMPRLRGPRGRGDLYIHVSIDVPTKLTDKQKELILELAKEMKVPVGIGEGGIIDKFKKLFD
- a CDS encoding DnaJ domain-containing protein, which produces MAVQYKDYYEILGVTRTASQDEIRKAYRKLAKKYHPDVSKEKNADARYREINESYEVLKDPDKRAKYDTLGANWEQGQDFTPPPGWQGGGPQVEFGGEWSSFSDFFKTIFGGTGGTGGFGGAFSGGAFSGTGARVQRRDREVILQLSLEEATRGGTHSLSLVFPGQRAQTINVNLPRGIVNGSRIRLPGKAPEGGDIYVTLQITPHSVFEVEGHDLIRVVKVEPWRAVLGGMVSVGTLDGSVEMKLPAGIQNGQKLRLRGKGLPKRNDSNGDLFVRVEVAIPKDLTEKQKALWEELAKLG
- a CDS encoding TRAP transporter large permease; translated protein: MGVVLFSSFFLLLIFGVPIALSIGVSAMLVMVLSEMPLEALPQTLFAGVSSFSLVAVPFFVMAGDILAHGGISDRIVAFAEAAMGRLRGGLAIVSIVASMFVSAISGSGAATTAAVGSALLPQLKKKGYDLDFSAALIAAAGTIGVVIPPSVPMVLYAVIVGVPVSKLFMAGFIPGFLMGGSLILYALYVAKKRNYPAGEAVDGKEKRKRFVNAIWGLMTPVLILGGIFSGYFTPSEAAAVAVVYSLFVAVFIYRALTLKAAYRLVINSGVTSALIMFIIATSKIFGWQLAFYEIPDKIAASVLQATGGTSFMVYLVITVIILIAGMFMETASALIILTPIFLPAIVGVGGNLVHFGLVIVVGLAIGMATPPVAIDIYVASAITGLTIEEVSRPIFPMVAALILVLLLVTYIPWLSLALPRLVYGSL
- a CDS encoding TRAP transporter small permease, whose amino-acid sequence is MASVESRRSLLGWLSDGMNSLCEVGLFLTLTLMTVVTILQIVFRTWFKSLTWSEEVTCFLLVFASFLGTTIAFKRGSNIAVTFMLDVLPKPVRKIMMLAIELTGIVFFGVTGWYGAEFCIAERMQMASSIPISMAWMYLVFPLTGTVTILHLAAHVENLLKYDVPIVKKASGA
- a CDS encoding TRAP transporter substrate-binding protein, with product MRKYVVREFLCMTAFLAILFTTTGAGWAAIDLKLGHAINEKDVFHEAALKFEELVEARANGEVTVTVYPNAKLGDERNLLESLKMGTVDMGIITGGPVINFLPSFGVLDLPFLFSTPEHAYKVLDGPIGQGFFAEMEKLGWKGLAYGERGFRNLTNSVRPVEKPEDIKGLKVRVMQNPIYIDSFTALGANAVPMAWTEALTALQQGTIDGQENPLNVIAAYNINDSNKYLSITRHAYAPNVILMSMRTWNKLTPEQQRIVSESALEAAKYNRTIDNEMEAEWFQSLKDKGMQVSEPDLSLFRNAVKSVYEKYEQEYGKDLIQSILDTK